Within the Pseudomonas guangdongensis genome, the region CGGCAGCCTGCCGCTGATGAAGGTGTCCGACTACCTGACCTGGCTGGCCGAGGCGATCCTTGAGCAGGTGCTGCAGCTGGGCTGGCGCCAGGTCACCCAGAAGCACGGCTTCCCGCTGTGCGAGGACGGCAGCCTGGCCCGCGAGCCGGAGTTCGTCATCGTCGGCTACGGCAAGCTCGGCGGCATCGAGCTGGGGCATGGCTCCGACCTGGACCTGGTGTTCATCCACAACGGCGATCCGCAGACCGAAACCGACGGCGCCAAGCCGATCGACAGCGCCCAGCTGTACACCCGCCTGGGCCAGCGGATCATCCACCTGCTCACCGCACAGACCGCCTCCGGCGCGCTCTACGAGGTCGACATGCGCCTGCGCCCGTCCGGCGCGGCGGGCCTCCTGGCCAGTTCGCTGGCGGCCTTCGAACGCTACCAGCAGGGCGAGGCCTGGACCTGGGAGCACCAGGCGCTGGTGCGCGCTCGGGTGCTGGCCGGCTCGGAGACGGTCGGCGAGCGCTTCGAGGCGATCCGCGCCGCGGTGCTCGGCCGCGAGCGCGACGAGGCGGCGCTGCGCACCGAAGTGAGCGAGATGCGCGCCAAGATGCGCGACAATCTGGCGACCCGCGCCACCGCCGGCGGTACCGCCGCAGAGGCCTTCGAGGCCGCCGCGGCCTTCGATCTCAAGCACGATGCCGGTGGTATCGTCGATATCGAATTTATGGTGCAATATGCCGTTCTGGCCTGGTCGCGGCAGTATCCGGAACTGCTGCGGTTCACCGACAACATCCGCATTCTGGAAGGGCTGGAGCGGGCTGGCCTGATCGCGAGCTCCGACGTCCGTCTCCTGCAGGAGGCCTACAAGGCCTATCGTGCAGCCGCCCACCGCCTCGCCCTGCAAAAACAGGCCGGGCAGGTCAGTGGCGATCACTTCCACGAGGAACGCCGCGGCGTGATGCGGATCTGGCGCGAGCTGGGGCTCGCCTAGTCCCATTGCGACAGGAAGACTGACACGGCGGGCAGCGCGCTGTCCGCCCCGGGCCTGTTGATGGCAAACCCGAATTCTTGAAGGAGCTGGCAAAAAATGTCGATGGCCGATCGTGATGGCGTTATCTGGTATGACGGCAAACTGGTGCCCTGGCGCGAAGCCAACACCCATGTGCTGACCCACTCCCTGCACTACGGCATGGGCGTGTTCGAGGGCGTGCGCGCCTACAAGACCCCCGATGGCACCGCCATCTTCCGTCTGCAGGCGCACACCGATCGTCTGTTCGACTCCGCGCACATCATGGGCATGAAGATCCCGTTCACCAAGGACGAGATCAACGAGGCCACCCGCGCCGCGGTGCGCGAGAACAACCTGGACAGCGCCTACATTCGTCCGCTGGCCTTCTACGGCTCCGAAGGCATGGGCATCCGCGCCGACAACCTGAAGGTCCACGTGGTCATCGCCGCCTGGCATTGGGGCGCCTACATGGGCGAGGAAGCGCTGGAAACCGGCATCAAGATCCGCACCAGCTCGTTCACCCGTCACCACGTGAACATCTCGATGACCCGCGCCAAGGCCAGCGGTCACTACATCAACTCGATGCTGGCCCTGCAGGAAGCCGTCTCCGCCGGCGCCGACGAGGCCCTGCTGCTGGATCCGGAAGGCTACGTGGCCGAGGGTTCGGGCGAGAACATCTTCATCGTCAAGGACGGCGTGATCTACACCCCCGAGGTCACCGCCTGCCTGAACGGCATCACCCGCAATACCGTGCTGACCCTGGCCCGCGAGCAGGGCGTGGAGATCGTCGAGAAGCGCATCACCCGCGACGAGGTATACATCGCCGACGAGGCCTTCTTCACCGGTACCGCCGCCGAAGTGACCCCGATCCGCGAACTGGACGGCCGCCAGATCGGCGCCGGCCGCCGCGGCCCGGTCACCGAGAAGCTGCAGAAAGCCTACTTCGACCTGGTCACCGGCCAGACCCAGGCCCACGCCGAGTGGCGCACCCTGGTCAAGTAAGCGGCATGCGCGCGTAGGGTGGGTTGGCCGCTGCGCGGCGTAACCCACCATCCGGCCCATCGGGCCGGCCAGCGGTGGACCCGCCGGCGGATGCCTGCGGCATCCCTGGTGGGTTACGCTGCTGGCGCAGCTGACCCACCCTACGATTTCCTGCTTCCGGCTCTTCTATGAATATCCTGATCATCGGCCCCAGCTGGGTAGGCGACATGGTGATGGCGCAGACGCTGTTCCAGTGTCTCAGGCAGCGCCACCCCGGTTGCCAGATCGACGTGCTGGCCCCGGAGTGGAGCCGGCCGATCCTCGAACGCATGCCCGAGGTGCGCGCTGCGCTGAGCTTCCCGTTCGGCCATGGCGTGCTCGACCTCGCCGGGCGCCGCAGGATCGGCCAGTCGCTGGCCGGCCAGTACGACCAGGCGATCCTCCTGCCCAACTCGCTGAAATCCGCGCTGGTGCCGTTCTTCGCCGGCATCCCGACGCGCACCGGCTGGCGCGGCGAGATGCGCTACGTGCTGCTCAACGACATCCGCACGCTGGACAAGGCGCGCTACCCGCTGATGATCGAGCGCTTCATGGCCCTGGCCTTCGCGCCCGGCGCCGCGTTGCCGCAACCCTATCCGCGCCCGCAACTGGCCATCGACCCGGCCAGCCGCTCTGCGGCGCTGGCCAAGTTCGGCCTGGAGCTGGACCGCCCGGTGCTGGCGCTGTGTCCCGGCGCCGAGTTCGGCGAGGCCAAGCGCTGGCCGGCCAGCCACTACGCCGCGGTGGCCGACGCCAAGATCCGCGCCGGCTGGCAGGTCTGGCTGTTCGGCTCGAAGAACGACCACCCGGTCGGCGAGGCGATCCGCGACGAGCTGATCCCCGGCCTCAAGGAGGAAGCGGTCAACCTGGCCGGCGCGACCAGCCTGGCCGAGGCCATCGACCTGCTGTCCTGCGCCGATGCGGTGGTGTCCAACGATTCGGGGCTGATGCACGTGGCTGCCGCGCTGAACCGCCCGCTGGTGGCGGTGTACGGCTCCACCTCGCCGCAGTTCACGCCGCCCCTGGCCGAGCAGGTGGAAATCGTCCGCCTGGGCCTGGAGTGCAGCCCGTGCTTCGAGCGCACCTGCCGCTTCGGCCATTACAACTGCCTGCGCGACCTGTCGCCGCAGCCGGTGCTGGACGCCCTGCAGCGCCTGGCCGGCGAGCCGCTGGCCGATCCCTTGCCGCAGGTGGACTGAGTGCGCGTCCTGCTGATCAAGACCTCGTCGCTGGGCGATGTCATCCACAGCCTGCCGGCGCTCACCGACGCCGCGCGGGCGATTCCCGAGATCCGCTTCGACTGGGTGGTCGAGGAAGGCTTCGCGGAGATTCCCGCCTGGCATCCGGCGGTCGAGCAGGTCATCCCGGTGGCCCTGCGCCGCTGGCGCAAGCGGCCCTGGCAGACCTGGCGCAGCGGCGAGTGGCGCACCTTCAAGCGCGCCGTCGCCGCCCACGAGTACGATCTGGTGATCGACGCCCAGGGCTTGTTGAAGAGCGCCTGGCTGACCCGCTACGCCCGCGGCCCGGTGGCCGGCCTGGACCGCGCCAGCGCCCGCGAGCCGCTGGCCAGCCGCTTCTACGATCTCGGCTTCGCGGTGCCCTGGGGCATGCACGCGGTCGAGCGGGTGCGCCAGCTGTTCGCCCAGGCCCTCGGCTATGCGCTGCCCGAGGGCGGCGGCGACTACGCACTGGATCGCCAGTGCCTGCTGGCCGGGCGCAGCCCCGAGACGCCCTACCTGCTGCTGCTGCACGGCACCACCTGGGTCACCAAGCACTGGCCGGAGCGCTACTGGCGCGAGCTGGCCGAGCGGCTCTGCGCCCAAGGCTGGGCGCTGCGCCTGCCGTGGGGCAATGCCGAGGAAAAGGCCCGCGCCGAACGCATCGCCGCCGGTCTGGCCGGCGTGCGGGTGCTGCCGAAGCTCAATCTGGCCGGCATCGCCGCCGAACTGGCCGGCGCCAGCGCCTGCGTGGCGGTGGACACCGGCCTCGGCCACCTGGCCGCGGCGCTCGACGTGCCCACCGTGTCCCTCTACGGCCCGACCAACCCGGGCTACACCGGCGCCTACGGGCACGGCCAGCTGCACCTGGCCAGCGATTTCCCCTGCGCGCCCTGCCTGAAGAAGCACTGCGCCTACGTGCCCTCCGACGAGGACCGCCAGCGCTTCGACCTGACCACGGAACAGCCGCTGTGCTTCACCCGCCTGAATCCGGCGCGGGTCGCCGCCGAACTGGCGGCCCTGCTGCCTTCGAGAATCGCCTGATGCAACTGGCCTTCGTGCTCTACAAGTACTTCCCCTATGGCGGGCTGCAGCGCGACTTCCTGCGCATCGCCCTGGAATGCCAGCGCCGCGGCCACGCCATCCGTGTCTACACGCCGATCTGGGAGGGCGAGGTGCCCGCCGGCTTCGACGTGCGGGTGGCCAGGATCCGCTCCTGGTCCAACCACCGGCGCAACGAGAAGTTCAGCGCCTGGCTGGCCGCCGATCTGGCCCGCGACCCGGTCGACCGGGTGGTCGGCTTCAACAAGATGCCGGGCCTGGACGTCTACTACGCCGCCGACGGCTGTTTCGAGGACAAGGCGCAGACCCTGCGCAATCCGCTGTACCGCTTCAGCAAGCGCTACAAGCACTTCGCCGCCTACGAGCGCGCGGTGTTCGCCCCCGAGGCGAAGACCCAGATCCTGATGATTTCCGAGGTGCAGCAGCCGCTGTTCGTCAAGCACTACGCCACCCCGGCCGGACGCTTCCACCTGCTGCCGCCGGGCATCGCCCAGGATCGCCGCGCGCCGGCCAACGCCGCCGCGATCCGCGCCGAGTTCCGTCAGGAGTTCGCGCTGGGCGACGACGATCTGCTGCTGGTGCAGATCGGCTCGGGGTTCAAGACCAAGGGTCTGGACCGCAGCCTCAAGGCGCTCGCCGCGCTGCCGCGCGAGCTTAAAAAACGCACCCGGCTGATCGCCATCGGCCAGGACGACCCCAGGCCGTTCCTGCTGCAGGTCAAGGCCCTCGGCCTGTCCGAGCAGGTGCAGATCCTCAAGGGGCGCAGCGACATCCCGCGTTTCCTGCTCGGCGCCGACCTGCTGATCCACCCGGCCTACAACGAGAACACCGGCACCGTGCTGCTCGAGGCGCTGGTCTCCGGCCTGCCGGTGCTGGTCAGCGACGTGTGCGGCTACGCCCACTACATCGGCGATGCCGACTGCGGCCGGGTGCTGCCCAGCCCGTTCGAGCAGGAGCGCCTCAACCGGTACCTGGCCGAGATGCTCGCCGACGCCGCGGCGCGCGCGCGCTGGGGCGCCAACGGCCTGGCCTATGCCGATACGGCGGACCTCTACTCCATGCCGCAGAAGGCCGCCGACGTGATCCTCGGGGAAGGGACATGCAACTGATCCTCGCCGAACCCTTCAAGACCCTCTGGCAGGGCAAGGACGCCTTCGCCGAAGTGGAAAAGCTCGACGGCCAGGTCTACCGCGAGCTGGAGGGGCGCCGCACCCTGCGCACCGAGGTCGCCGGGCGTGGCTACTTCGTCAAGATCCATCGCGGCATCGGCTGGGGCGAGATCGTCAAGAACCTGCTCACCGCCAAGGCCCCGGTGCTCGGCGCCGGCCAGGAGTGGACGGCGATCCGCCGCCTCACCGAGGCCGGCGTGCCGACCATGACCGCGGTGGCCTTCGGCGAGCGCGGCCTGAACCCCGCCGCGCAGCACTCCTTCATCGTCACCGAGGAGCTGGCGCCCACCGTCAGCCTCGAAGACTTCAGCCTCGACTGGCGCAGCAACCCGCCGGCGCCGCGCCTCAAGCGCGCGCTGATCCGCCGCGTCGCCGAGATGGTCGGCGCCATGCATCGCGCCGGGGTCAACCACCGCGATTGCTACATCTGCCACTTCTTGTTGCATACGGACAAGGCGGTGAGCGCCGACGACTTCCGCCTGTCGCTGATCGACCTGCACCGCGCCCAGACCCGCGAGCGTGTGCCGCGCCGCTGGCGCGACAAGGACCTGGCCGCGCTGTACTTCTCGGCGCTGGACATCGGCCTGACCCGTCGCGACCTGCTGCGTTTTCTCAAGGACTACTTCCGCCGTCCGCTGCGCGACACGCTGCGCGACGAGGCGCGCCTGCTCGGCTGGCTGGAGCGCAAGGCGGCGAAGCTCTACGCGCGCAAGCAGCGCTACGGGGATGCGCTCTGATGGCGGCCTGGACACTCGACCCCGGCTATGCCGCGCTGCACGCCGACTTCGGCAGTCTGGCGGCGGTGTTCGCCCTGCAGGGCGAGCGCATCACCTCCGATCCGCTCTCCGAGCTGATCCGCATCGAGCGTGCGGGCGTGCGTTATTACGTCAAGCGCTACAGCGGCGGCGGCAAGGGCCTGCGCCGCTGGCTGGGCCGGCCACGGGTCAAGGCCGAATGGCAGAACCTGCGCCACTTCGCCAAGTGGGGCATTCCCACCGCGCCCATCGTCGCCTGGGGGCTGGAGCGGCGCGGCGGGGTGTTCGCGCGCGGCGCGATGATCACCCGCGAACTGCCGGGAACCCTCGATCTGGCCGAGCTGGCCCAGCGTGGCGATCCGCGCCTGCGCGACGGCGCCTGGGTGCGCCAGGTCAGCGCGCAGATCGCCATGGCGACCCGGCGCATGCACGACCACCACTTCACCCACAACGACCTGAAGTGGCGCAACCTGCTGGTCGACGAGGAGGGCCGGGTGTTCCTCATCGACTGCCCGTCCGGCAGCTTCTGGTGGGGGCCGCTGCTGCGCCGGCGCATCGTCAAGGACCTGGCCTGCCTGGACAAGGTCGCCAAGTACGTGCTGAGCCGCAGCCAGCGGCTGCGCTTCTACCTGCAATACCGCGGCCGCGCGCGGCTGAACGACGCCGACAAGCGACGCATCCGGCAGATCGTCGGCTACTTCGAGGGAAGGGAATGAAGGACTTCATCGCCGGCGAAGACCGTCTGCTACTGGCCCGCCATGGCCTGGACAACTTCGCCGCGCTCTGGGCGCTGGAGCTGCCGGCGGTCGACGAGCCGAACACCGAGCGCGGCGGCTGGAGCAGCGTCTGTCGTCTGGAGCTGGAAGATCGCGCCTACTACCTCAAGCGTCAGCGCAACCACCTGACCCGCAGCCTGTGCCATCCGCTGGGCGAGCCGACCTTCGCCCGCGAGCTGCGCAACATCCAGCGCTACCAGGCACTGAAGATTCCCGCCTTGAGCGCCGCCTTCTACGCCGAACGGCGCCTCGACGGCGACCGCTGCGCCATCCTGCTGACCCATGCGCTGGACGGCTGGCGCGACCTGAACGACTGGCTGGACGACTGGGCGAGCCTGCCCGGCGTCGAGCAGCGCGCCATCCTGCGCGCCTGCGGCGAGCTGATCCGCCGCCTGCACGGCGCCCGGCAGATGCACGGCTGCCTGTATCCCAAACACATCTTCCTGCGCCGCGAGGCCGACGGCTTCCGCGCCTGCCTGATCGACCTGGAGAAGACCCGGCCGTTCTGGCTGGCGCAGCGCGACCGCATCAAGGACCTGGAAACCCTGCTGCGGCGCAGCGCGCGCAGCTGGGGCGACAAGGACCTGCGCGTGCTGCTCGGCTTCTACCTCGACGAGTTCGAGCGTCTCGACCAGTGGAGCGCGCGCCTGGCCGCGCGCCACAGCGACAAGGCGAACCGCCGATGAAACTGGCCGAACTGTGCGGCGCCGGCCGCAGCCCGGCGCTGCCGCTGGACATCGAGCTGCCGGAAGGCCGCCTGCGCCTGCTCAGCCTGTTACGCGTGCTGCCCGGCCAGCGCTACGTCGGCGAGGCCGAATGGCAGGGCCGGCGGGTGCTGGCCAAGCTGCTGGTCGGCGCCAGGGCGGCGCGCCAGCACGCCCGCGAGCGCGAGGGCGCGCGATTGCTCGGCGAGCAACGACTGGACAGCCCGGCGCTGCTCGCCGAGGGACTGAGCGGGGAGGGCGGCTGGCTGCTGTTCGAGTTTCTCGACGGCGCCGAAAGCCTAGGCGCCGCCTGGCAGGCGCTGTCCGAGCAGCCGCCGCTGTCCGCCGCCCAGGCCGCGCTGCTCGGCGAGGCCCTGCAGGCCATCGGCCGCCTGCACGCCCGCGGCCTGTGGCAGGACGACCTGCACCTGGACAACCTGCTGCGCCATGCCGGGCGCCTGCAGCTGATCGACGCCGGCGGCATCCGCGCCGCCACGCCCGGCCAGCCACTGCCGCACGCGCAGGCGCGAGACAACCTCGGGGTGTTCTTCGCCCAGTTGCCGGCCGAGCTGGACGCCCACCTCGATGCGCTGCTGGCCGACTACCGCCGCGGCAATCCGGCCCTCGCGCTGCAGGCCGCCGACCTGCGCCGGCCCATCGCCCAAGTGCGCCGCTGGCGCCTGCGCGACTACCTGAACAAGCTCGGCCGCGACTGCTCGCTGTTTCGCGTCGAGCGCGACGCCCGTGGCCTGTGTGCCCTGCGCCGCAGCGAAGGCGCCGAACTGGATGCGCTGCTCGACGATCCGGATCGCCACATCGAACGCGGCCACCTGTTCAAGACCGGCGGCGCCGCCACCGTGGCGCGCATCGAGCTGGACGGCCGCCCGCTGCTGGTCAAGCGCTACAACATCAAGAACCCCCTGCACTGGCTCAAGCGCTGCTGGCGACCGAGTCGCGCCTGGCACAGCTGGGTCGAGGGCAACCGTCTGGACTTCCTCGGCATCGCCACGCCGCTGCCGCTGGCGGTGCGCGAGGAGCGCCGCCTCGGCCTGCGCGGGCGCGCCTGGCTGGTTACCGAATACCTGCAGGGGCAGGATATAATCGCGCGCTTTGCGGCACTGGACGGCCGGCTGCCGGCGGAAGCCGAGCTGGTCGCCCTGGACCGGCTGTTCGCCACGCTGCTGCGCGAGCGGATCAGCCATGGCGACCTGAAGGGCCACAACATCTTCTGGCAGGACGGCCGCTGGGCGCTGATCGACCTCGACGCCATGCGCCAGCACCGTTGCCCGC harbors:
- a CDS encoding branched-chain amino acid transaminase — protein: MSMADRDGVIWYDGKLVPWREANTHVLTHSLHYGMGVFEGVRAYKTPDGTAIFRLQAHTDRLFDSAHIMGMKIPFTKDEINEATRAAVRENNLDSAYIRPLAFYGSEGMGIRADNLKVHVVIAAWHWGAYMGEEALETGIKIRTSSFTRHHVNISMTRAKASGHYINSMLALQEAVSAGADEALLLDPEGYVAEGSGENIFIVKDGVIYTPEVTACLNGITRNTVLTLAREQGVEIVEKRITRDEVYIADEAFFTGTAAEVTPIRELDGRQIGAGRRGPVTEKLQKAYFDLVTGQTQAHAEWRTLVK
- the waaF gene encoding lipopolysaccharide heptosyltransferase II, whose amino-acid sequence is MNILIIGPSWVGDMVMAQTLFQCLRQRHPGCQIDVLAPEWSRPILERMPEVRAALSFPFGHGVLDLAGRRRIGQSLAGQYDQAILLPNSLKSALVPFFAGIPTRTGWRGEMRYVLLNDIRTLDKARYPLMIERFMALAFAPGAALPQPYPRPQLAIDPASRSAALAKFGLELDRPVLALCPGAEFGEAKRWPASHYAAVADAKIRAGWQVWLFGSKNDHPVGEAIRDELIPGLKEEAVNLAGATSLAEAIDLLSCADAVVSNDSGLMHVAAALNRPLVAVYGSTSPQFTPPLAEQVEIVRLGLECSPCFERTCRFGHYNCLRDLSPQPVLDALQRLAGEPLADPLPQVD
- the waaC gene encoding lipopolysaccharide heptosyltransferase I, producing MRVLLIKTSSLGDVIHSLPALTDAARAIPEIRFDWVVEEGFAEIPAWHPAVEQVIPVALRRWRKRPWQTWRSGEWRTFKRAVAAHEYDLVIDAQGLLKSAWLTRYARGPVAGLDRASAREPLASRFYDLGFAVPWGMHAVERVRQLFAQALGYALPEGGGDYALDRQCLLAGRSPETPYLLLLHGTTWVTKHWPERYWRELAERLCAQGWALRLPWGNAEEKARAERIAAGLAGVRVLPKLNLAGIAAELAGASACVAVDTGLGHLAAALDVPTVSLYGPTNPGYTGAYGHGQLHLASDFPCAPCLKKHCAYVPSDEDRQRFDLTTEQPLCFTRLNPARVAAELAALLPSRIA
- a CDS encoding glycosyltransferase family 4 protein, which codes for MQLAFVLYKYFPYGGLQRDFLRIALECQRRGHAIRVYTPIWEGEVPAGFDVRVARIRSWSNHRRNEKFSAWLAADLARDPVDRVVGFNKMPGLDVYYAADGCFEDKAQTLRNPLYRFSKRYKHFAAYERAVFAPEAKTQILMISEVQQPLFVKHYATPAGRFHLLPPGIAQDRRAPANAAAIRAEFRQEFALGDDDLLLVQIGSGFKTKGLDRSLKALAALPRELKKRTRLIAIGQDDPRPFLLQVKALGLSEQVQILKGRSDIPRFLLGADLLIHPAYNENTGTVLLEALVSGLPVLVSDVCGYAHYIGDADCGRVLPSPFEQERLNRYLAEMLADAAARARWGANGLAYADTADLYSMPQKAADVILGEGTCN
- the rfaP gene encoding lipopolysaccharide core heptose(I) kinase RfaP — its product is MQLILAEPFKTLWQGKDAFAEVEKLDGQVYRELEGRRTLRTEVAGRGYFVKIHRGIGWGEIVKNLLTAKAPVLGAGQEWTAIRRLTEAGVPTMTAVAFGERGLNPAAQHSFIVTEELAPTVSLEDFSLDWRSNPPAPRLKRALIRRVAEMVGAMHRAGVNHRDCYICHFLLHTDKAVSADDFRLSLIDLHRAQTRERVPRRWRDKDLAALYFSALDIGLTRRDLLRFLKDYFRRPLRDTLRDEARLLGWLERKAAKLYARKQRYGDAL
- a CDS encoding lipopolysaccharide kinase InaA family protein — translated: MAAWTLDPGYAALHADFGSLAAVFALQGERITSDPLSELIRIERAGVRYYVKRYSGGGKGLRRWLGRPRVKAEWQNLRHFAKWGIPTAPIVAWGLERRGGVFARGAMITRELPGTLDLAELAQRGDPRLRDGAWVRQVSAQIAMATRRMHDHHFTHNDLKWRNLLVDEEGRVFLIDCPSGSFWWGPLLRRRIVKDLACLDKVAKYVLSRSQRLRFYLQYRGRARLNDADKRRIRQIVGYFEGRE
- a CDS encoding lipopolysaccharide kinase InaA family protein — translated: MKDFIAGEDRLLLARHGLDNFAALWALELPAVDEPNTERGGWSSVCRLELEDRAYYLKRQRNHLTRSLCHPLGEPTFARELRNIQRYQALKIPALSAAFYAERRLDGDRCAILLTHALDGWRDLNDWLDDWASLPGVEQRAILRACGELIRRLHGARQMHGCLYPKHIFLRREADGFRACLIDLEKTRPFWLAQRDRIKDLETLLRRSARSWGDKDLRVLLGFYLDEFERLDQWSARLAARHSDKANRR
- a CDS encoding lipopolysaccharide kinase InaA family protein, with the protein product MKLAELCGAGRSPALPLDIELPEGRLRLLSLLRVLPGQRYVGEAEWQGRRVLAKLLVGARAARQHAREREGARLLGEQRLDSPALLAEGLSGEGGWLLFEFLDGAESLGAAWQALSEQPPLSAAQAALLGEALQAIGRLHARGLWQDDLHLDNLLRHAGRLQLIDAGGIRAATPGQPLPHAQARDNLGVFFAQLPAELDAHLDALLADYRRGNPALALQAADLRRPIAQVRRWRLRDYLNKLGRDCSLFRVERDARGLCALRRSEGAELDALLDDPDRHIERGHLFKTGGAATVARIELDGRPLLVKRYNIKNPLHWLKRCWRPSRAWHSWVEGNRLDFLGIATPLPLAVREERRLGLRGRAWLVTEYLQGQDIIARFAALDGRLPAEAELVALDRLFATLLRERISHGDLKGHNIFWQDGRWALIDLDAMRQHRCPRRFARAYAKDRARFLRNWPADSALYRLLDQRLPQVPGTCPNR